The Trichosurus vulpecula isolate mTriVul1 chromosome 3, mTriVul1.pri, whole genome shotgun sequence genome includes a window with the following:
- the RMND5B gene encoding E3 ubiquitin-protein transferase RMND5B isoform X1 yields MEQCACVERELDKVLQKFLSYGQHCEKSLEELLHYVSQLREELTSAALQGTPLSATLSVVMSQCCRKIKDTVQKLASDHKDIHSSVSRVGKAIDRNFDAEICGVVSDTVWDSREKQQQILQMAIVEHLYQQGMLNVAEELCQESTLNVDLDFKQPFLELNRILEALHEQDLRPALDWAISNRQRLLELNSSLEFKLHRLHFIRLLAGGPEKQLEALNYARHFQPFARLHQREIQVMMGSLVYLRLGIEKSPYCHLLDNSHWAEICETFTRDACALLGLSVESPLSVSFASGCVALPVLMNIKAVIEQRQCTGVWSHKDELPIEIELGMKCWYHSVFACPILRQQTSDSNPPIKLICGHVISRDALNKLINGGKLKCPYCPMEQNPADGKRIIF; encoded by the exons ATGGAGCAGTGTGCGTGTGTGGAGCGAGAACTTGACAAAGTTCTGCAGAAGTTCTTGAGTTATGGACAGCACTGTGAAAAGAGTTTAGAGGAGCTGCTGCACTATGTGAGCCAGCTGAGGGAGGAACTCACCAGTGCAG CTCTTCAGGGGACGCCTCTCTCAGCCACACTTTCTGTTGTGATGTCCCAATGCTGCCGGAAAATCAAAGACACAGTGCAGAAACTTGCATCTGACCATAAGGACATTCACAGCAGTGTTTCCCGAGTGGGCAAAGCCATCGACAGG AATTTTGATGCTGAGATTTGCGGCGTGGTCTCTGATACTGTGTGGGACTCTcgagagaagcagcagcagattTTGCAGATGGCAATTGTGGAGCACCTGTACCAGCAGGGCATGCTGAATGTTGCTGAGGAATTGTGTCAG GAATCAACTCTGAATGTGGACTTGGATTTTAAGCAACCTTTCCTAGAGCTAAATCGGATCCTGGAAGCTTTGCATGAACAAGACCTTCGACCAGCTTTAGA CTGGGCCATTTCAAACCGGCAGCGCCTGCTGGAGCTAAATAGTTCCCTGGAGTTTAAGTTGCACCGACTGCACTTCATCCGTCTCCTGGCAGGGGGCCCGGAAAAGCAGCTGGAAGCTCTGAACTATGCACGACACTTCCAGCCCTTTGCACGGCTGCATCAACGGG AGATCCAGGTGATGATGGGAAGCCTTGTATATCTCCGGTTGGGCATTGAGAAGTCTCCCTACTGTCACCTCTTGGACAATAGTCACTGGGCAGAGATCTGTGAGACCTTTACTCGAGATGCCTGTGCTCTTCTTGGACTATCCGTGGAGTCCCCCCTCAGTGTCAG CTTTGCCTCTGGGTGTGTGGCACTGCCCGTGTTAATGAACATCAAAGCAGTGATTGAGCAGAGACAGTGCACAGGAGTCTGGAGCCATAAGGATGAGCTGCCT ATTGAGATTGAACTGGGCATGAAGTGCTGGTACCACTCTGTGTTTGCCTGCCCCATCCTTCGCCAGCAAACTTCAGATTCCAATCCACCTATCAAACTCATCTGTGGTCATGTCATCTCTAGGGATGCCCTCAACAAGCTCATTAATGGAGGAAA acTGAAATGTCCTTACTGCCCTATGGAGCAGAACCCAGCTGATGGCAAACGTATCATATTCTGA
- the RMND5B gene encoding E3 ubiquitin-protein transferase RMND5B isoform X2 — translation MSQCCRKIKDTVQKLASDHKDIHSSVSRVGKAIDRNFDAEICGVVSDTVWDSREKQQQILQMAIVEHLYQQGMLNVAEELCQESTLNVDLDFKQPFLELNRILEALHEQDLRPALDWAISNRQRLLELNSSLEFKLHRLHFIRLLAGGPEKQLEALNYARHFQPFARLHQREIQVMMGSLVYLRLGIEKSPYCHLLDNSHWAEICETFTRDACALLGLSVESPLSVSFASGCVALPVLMNIKAVIEQRQCTGVWSHKDELPIEIELGMKCWYHSVFACPILRQQTSDSNPPIKLICGHVISRDALNKLINGGKLKCPYCPMEQNPADGKRIIF, via the exons ATGTCCCAATGCTGCCGGAAAATCAAAGACACAGTGCAGAAACTTGCATCTGACCATAAGGACATTCACAGCAGTGTTTCCCGAGTGGGCAAAGCCATCGACAGG AATTTTGATGCTGAGATTTGCGGCGTGGTCTCTGATACTGTGTGGGACTCTcgagagaagcagcagcagattTTGCAGATGGCAATTGTGGAGCACCTGTACCAGCAGGGCATGCTGAATGTTGCTGAGGAATTGTGTCAG GAATCAACTCTGAATGTGGACTTGGATTTTAAGCAACCTTTCCTAGAGCTAAATCGGATCCTGGAAGCTTTGCATGAACAAGACCTTCGACCAGCTTTAGA CTGGGCCATTTCAAACCGGCAGCGCCTGCTGGAGCTAAATAGTTCCCTGGAGTTTAAGTTGCACCGACTGCACTTCATCCGTCTCCTGGCAGGGGGCCCGGAAAAGCAGCTGGAAGCTCTGAACTATGCACGACACTTCCAGCCCTTTGCACGGCTGCATCAACGGG AGATCCAGGTGATGATGGGAAGCCTTGTATATCTCCGGTTGGGCATTGAGAAGTCTCCCTACTGTCACCTCTTGGACAATAGTCACTGGGCAGAGATCTGTGAGACCTTTACTCGAGATGCCTGTGCTCTTCTTGGACTATCCGTGGAGTCCCCCCTCAGTGTCAG CTTTGCCTCTGGGTGTGTGGCACTGCCCGTGTTAATGAACATCAAAGCAGTGATTGAGCAGAGACAGTGCACAGGAGTCTGGAGCCATAAGGATGAGCTGCCT ATTGAGATTGAACTGGGCATGAAGTGCTGGTACCACTCTGTGTTTGCCTGCCCCATCCTTCGCCAGCAAACTTCAGATTCCAATCCACCTATCAAACTCATCTGTGGTCATGTCATCTCTAGGGATGCCCTCAACAAGCTCATTAATGGAGGAAA acTGAAATGTCCTTACTGCCCTATGGAGCAGAACCCAGCTGATGGCAAACGTATCATATTCTGA
- the NHP2 gene encoding H/ACA ribonucleoprotein complex subunit 2 has translation MTKVKREVEESGAAPESSGAPERTYEEMLANLNPIAQPLASRRLTRKLYKCIKKAVKQKQIRRGVKEVQKFLNKGEKGIMVLAGDTLPIEVYCHLPIMCEDLSMPYAYVPSKTDLGAAAGSKRPTCVIMIKPHEDYQSTYDDCLEEVESLPVPL, from the exons ATGACCAAAGTAAAGCGAGAAGTGGAGGAGTCGGGGGCGGCGCCGGAGAGTTCCGGGGCTCCCGAGCGCACGTACGAGGAGATGCTGGCGAACCTGAACCCCATTGCGCAGCCCCTGGCGTCCCGCCGCCTGACTCGGAAGCTGTACAAGTGCATCAAGAAAG CCGTGAAGCAGAAGCAGATCCGGCGAGGCgtgaaggaagttcagaaattccttaacaaaggagaaaaggg GATTATGGTTTTGGCTGGGGACACGCTGCCCATTGAGGTCTACTGCCATCTCCCCATTATGTGTGAGGATCTGAGTATGCCTTATGCCTATGTTCCTTCGAAAACG GATCTGGGAGCAGCTGCTGGCTCTAAGCGCCCAACTTGTGTGATCATGATTAAGCCACATGAGGACTACCAGTCTACATATGATGACTGCCTGGAGGAAGTAGAGTCTCTCCCAGTCCCCTTGTAA